From the genome of Nitrosomonas sp., one region includes:
- the nikR gene encoding nickel-responsive transcriptional regulator NikR, whose translation MKRFTISLDNQLSAQFDKLVRSRGYTNRSEAVRDMIRKLLETEHLESDSSGDCVASLSYIYNHHESDLANRITSTHHNHHNLTLSSVHVHMDHFNCLEVAILRGTIQNVTNFANQIIATRGVRHGKLFMVPVEIREEQHMHESSSHIHSNPLI comes from the coding sequence ATGAAACGCTTTACTATTTCACTGGATAACCAATTGTCAGCACAGTTTGATAAGTTGGTGCGATCAAGAGGCTATACCAACCGCTCTGAAGCTGTGCGCGACATGATTCGCAAGCTGCTTGAGACTGAGCACCTTGAAAGTGATAGTAGTGGTGACTGCGTTGCTTCGCTTAGCTACATCTATAATCATCATGAAAGCGATTTAGCAAACCGGATAACATCAACTCATCACAATCATCATAATTTGACATTATCCAGCGTACACGTCCATATGGACCATTTTAACTGTCTCGAAGTCGCAATTTTGCGCGGAACCATACAAAATGTTACTAATTTTGCCAATCAGATAATTGCCACTCGTGGCGTTCGGCATGGCAAGCTCTTTATGGTTCCGGTTGAAATCAGAGAAGAGCAGCATATGCATGAATCATCATCACATATTCACAGCAATCCGTTAATTTGA
- a CDS encoding TonB-dependent receptor — translation MLLAATTCAAGIPILNEIEVRANGRELLGVANSANEGIVLKEQLDQRTVYRPGELLETVPGLIVTQHSGEGKANQYFMRGFNLDHGTDLRIVVDGMLVNQRSHGHGQGWADTNFVIPELINSLHYQKGPYYADQGDFSSAGAVDMRYVNKLPMGIASFSAGQQGFIRGLVAKSHSVGGGDFLYALELLKKDGPWVNKEQFRKFNGVVRYSHNTGKTKFNITAMGYGGRWNSTDQIPQRAIDNNLISRLDTIDPSDGGEAHRFSLSSALERNSRYGLTKVSLYTLHTNLALFSNFTYFLGDPLNGDQFLQNDKRFQSAFDLSHAWINNFAGLALENTVGFQFQNDVIDNGLLSTKQRQKLSTTRKDHILENSVAIYYQNGVQWLEKFRTVAGVRSDFYWFDVNSNLDSNSGTVYDSMTNPKLSLIFGPWFKTEYYFNYGSSFHSNDARGTTTTIDPKTGAPIDKVSPLVRATGIEAGLRTEILSGLQAALSFFRLDIDSELLFVGDAGTTIATRPSTREGFEISTFYKPSDWLTIDLDYAFTKARFSDFDPVGSYLPQAVQGVGKAAVAFDHLGPFFGSLQFRYFGKRPLIEDNSVRSKPTITLNGQLGYRIGNKIQIMLQAFNVLNSHDHAIDYFYTSRLPGEPAQGIDDKHFHPIETRSLRASIIANF, via the coding sequence ATGCTTCTGGCGGCCACTACCTGCGCAGCAGGTATTCCAATACTCAATGAAATAGAAGTGCGCGCCAATGGCAGAGAATTACTCGGTGTAGCCAATTCAGCTAATGAAGGTATCGTCTTAAAAGAACAGCTAGATCAGCGTACCGTATATCGCCCGGGAGAATTACTGGAGACTGTTCCGGGTTTGATCGTTACTCAACATAGTGGCGAAGGCAAGGCAAATCAATATTTTATGCGCGGATTCAATCTTGATCACGGAACCGATTTAAGAATTGTTGTCGATGGCATGCTGGTCAATCAACGCTCGCACGGACATGGACAAGGGTGGGCAGATACCAATTTCGTGATTCCTGAGCTCATCAATAGTCTGCACTATCAGAAAGGACCCTATTATGCCGATCAAGGTGATTTTTCTTCTGCTGGAGCGGTTGACATGCGTTACGTCAATAAACTACCTATGGGTATCGCCAGTTTTAGCGCCGGACAACAAGGTTTTATACGTGGGTTAGTTGCGAAATCGCATTCAGTTGGCGGCGGTGATTTTTTATATGCGTTGGAACTGTTAAAGAAAGATGGTCCCTGGGTGAACAAAGAACAGTTCAGAAAATTCAACGGTGTCGTGCGTTACAGCCACAATACCGGGAAAACCAAATTCAATATTACTGCGATGGGTTATGGTGGTCGGTGGAATTCAACTGACCAGATTCCTCAACGCGCCATCGACAACAACCTTATTTCACGATTGGATACCATAGACCCAAGTGATGGCGGGGAAGCACACCGTTTTAGCCTATCGAGCGCGCTTGAACGCAATAGCCGCTACGGGCTTACCAAGGTTAGTCTATATACCTTGCATACAAATCTTGCATTATTTTCTAATTTTACTTATTTTCTGGGGGATCCGCTCAATGGTGACCAGTTTCTGCAAAACGACAAACGTTTCCAATCAGCATTTGATTTAAGTCATGCCTGGATAAATAATTTCGCCGGGCTTGCACTTGAAAATACGGTGGGATTCCAGTTCCAGAATGATGTCATCGACAACGGCTTGCTAAGCACAAAACAACGCCAGAAATTATCCACTACGCGCAAAGATCACATTCTGGAAAACAGTGTTGCCATATACTATCAAAACGGCGTGCAATGGCTTGAAAAATTTCGAACAGTAGCGGGTGTGCGCAGTGACTTTTACTGGTTTGACGTAAATAGCAATCTGGACTCAAATTCAGGTACTGTTTATGACAGCATGACCAATCCAAAACTAAGCCTGATTTTTGGCCCATGGTTTAAGACCGAATATTATTTCAATTACGGAAGCAGTTTTCATAGTAACGACGCACGCGGCACCACAACCACTATAGATCCCAAAACCGGTGCGCCGATTGACAAGGTAAGCCCCCTGGTTCGCGCTACAGGTATAGAAGCCGGGCTTCGAACAGAAATCCTGTCCGGTTTGCAAGCTGCGCTTTCTTTTTTTCGATTGGATATCGATTCTGAGTTATTGTTCGTTGGAGATGCAGGCACTACTATTGCAACCCGACCAAGCACTCGGGAAGGTTTTGAGATCTCGACCTTTTACAAACCGTCAGACTGGCTAACAATAGATCTTGACTACGCGTTTACGAAAGCCCGATTTTCCGATTTTGATCCTGTAGGCAGTTATTTACCGCAAGCTGTACAAGGCGTCGGCAAGGCTGCCGTTGCTTTTGATCACCTAGGGCCTTTCTTTGGCAGCCTGCAATTTCGTTATTTCGGTAAGCGCCCGCTCATTGAAGACAATAGCGTTCGTTCAAAGCCCACCATCACTTTAAATGGCCAACTGGGATATAGGATAGGTAATAAAATCCAAATCATGCTGCAGGCGTTTAATGTACTGAATTCACATGATCATGCCATTGACTATTTCTATACATCCAGATTACCTGGGGAACCGGCCCAAGGTATTGATGACAAACATTTTCATCCAATCGAAACACGATCGCTCAGAGCGAGTATCATTGCCAATTTCTAA
- a CDS encoding lysophospholipid acyltransferase family protein: MIDVDTLLNNYFQNTDENPDRPLFKTASSILKKLVHQDEINQFIETHRHLVGLEFNDAVLEHFNFTFQVSGKDRSRIPDQGRVLIVANHPLGSLDGLALLKLVSEIRTDVRIVATTLLDCIDPLKDLFLSVDNFPKTAKAHDQIIQIIGALEAEQAVIMFPTGEVSRIRPTGIRDGKWSPGFLSLAKKTKAPILPVYIGGKNSPLFYGLSSIYKPLGTMMLVNEMFNHKDHEISFRIGKLIPWDSIAAIDLPKKAIAKLMRKQVYLLGKKKKKELFKPVENIVHSAKTKLIRKELKESLMIGKTQDGKHIYLFDYIPNSSVMREIGRLRELSFREVQEGTGNALDVDSYDRYYRHLILWDEDELEIIGSYRIGEVRDILREYGEIGLYTNSLFKFDPAFRPVLENAIELGRSFIQPRYQGKRSLDYLWYGIGAYLHQHPEIKYLLGPVSMSKSWPDAAQKMIAGFYTALFSADRKLSEPRLPFRFDMTDDFAAFGKIASESEYKKAYSVLKERLDDWGVKVPVLYKQYVELCQPGGCEFLGFNIDPKFSDCVDALILVHINTIKEKKYQRYIESHGLLPRNLNSA, translated from the coding sequence ATGATCGATGTGGATACCTTGTTAAATAATTACTTTCAGAATACAGATGAAAATCCCGATCGGCCGTTATTCAAGACAGCTTCTTCCATTTTGAAAAAACTGGTTCATCAGGACGAAATCAACCAGTTTATCGAAACGCACCGGCATTTGGTGGGACTGGAATTTAATGATGCGGTTTTAGAGCATTTCAATTTTACGTTTCAGGTTTCCGGTAAAGACCGGTCGCGTATCCCTGATCAGGGCCGCGTATTAATAGTTGCCAATCACCCCTTGGGCTCGCTGGACGGGTTGGCTTTGCTCAAGCTGGTATCCGAAATCAGAACGGATGTGAGGATAGTCGCAACAACACTGCTCGATTGCATTGATCCATTAAAAGACCTGTTTCTTTCGGTTGATAATTTTCCAAAAACAGCAAAAGCGCATGACCAGATAATCCAAATCATTGGTGCATTGGAAGCAGAACAGGCCGTTATCATGTTTCCGACGGGAGAAGTGTCCCGGATCCGGCCAACCGGCATTCGAGACGGCAAGTGGAGCCCAGGTTTTCTGTCACTGGCGAAAAAAACCAAAGCGCCAATTTTGCCGGTCTATATCGGCGGCAAGAATTCTCCGCTTTTTTATGGCCTGTCGAGTATATACAAGCCGCTCGGGACGATGATGCTGGTCAACGAAATGTTCAATCACAAAGATCACGAGATCAGTTTTCGAATCGGCAAGCTGATTCCCTGGGATTCCATAGCGGCGATAGATTTGCCGAAAAAAGCGATTGCCAAGTTAATGCGCAAGCAGGTTTATCTGCTGGGCAAAAAGAAGAAAAAGGAATTGTTCAAGCCTGTAGAAAATATCGTTCATTCAGCCAAAACCAAACTCATCCGCAAGGAACTCAAGGAGTCGTTGATGATCGGTAAAACGCAGGATGGCAAACATATCTATCTGTTTGACTATATTCCCAATTCCAGCGTAATGCGCGAAATCGGGCGGTTGCGGGAGCTATCTTTTCGCGAGGTGCAGGAAGGCACGGGCAATGCCCTGGATGTCGACAGTTATGACCGTTATTACCGTCACCTGATTTTATGGGATGAAGACGAGTTGGAGATTATCGGCTCCTACCGTATTGGTGAAGTGCGCGATATCCTGCGTGAATATGGCGAGATAGGGTTGTATACAAACAGTTTGTTCAAATTTGACCCTGCTTTCAGACCTGTCCTTGAGAATGCCATTGAGCTGGGCCGCAGTTTCATACAGCCCAGATACCAGGGAAAACGCAGCCTGGATTACCTGTGGTACGGTATTGGCGCATACCTGCATCAACATCCCGAGATCAAGTATTTGTTGGGTCCGGTGTCGATGAGTAAATCCTGGCCTGACGCCGCACAGAAAATGATTGCCGGATTTTATACGGCACTGTTTAGTGCTGACAGAAAACTATCTGAACCCAGGCTGCCGTTTCGTTTTGATATGACAGATGATTTTGCAGCATTTGGAAAAATCGCAAGTGAAAGCGAGTATAAGAAGGCTTATTCGGTTTTGAAGGAAAGGCTGGATGATTGGGGCGTTAAGGTGCCGGTACTGTATAAACAGTATGTAGAGTTGTGTCAGCCCGGTGGCTGCGAATTCCTGGGATTCAATATCGATCCGAAGTTTTCGGACTGTGTGGACGCGTTGATTCTGGTGCATATCAATACCATTAAGGAAAAGAAATATCAACGCTATATCGAAAGCCATGGATTGCTGCCGCGCAATCTGAATTCTGCCTAG
- a CDS encoding Crp/Fnr family transcriptional regulator: MTQIMSSYKYGGAAIDSLHSIFEKNLQDWIKDYASIREIEIPGKHFLCQQGDRCTDFFWIKEGIVKLSYLTLQGNTLTLALLTRDSIIGHLQYNASDQTMEESAQVLDKVICYRIGHDDFRQLISSRTDLSWLVFESMHTRQQQIEHKLRMILTQPVEQRVIATLLELAQLFGVRCTHGYSQEIFLTQQELADLVGASRSMVSTIKNNFRNCGMLDYTREQICINDAALRANNFH; this comes from the coding sequence ATGACGCAGATCATGTCATCGTACAAATACGGCGGCGCAGCCATCGATTCACTCCACTCTATTTTCGAGAAAAATCTGCAAGATTGGATAAAAGATTATGCTTCCATTCGGGAAATCGAAATCCCCGGCAAGCATTTTCTTTGCCAGCAGGGAGACCGGTGTACTGATTTTTTCTGGATCAAAGAAGGTATTGTCAAACTTTCGTATCTTACATTGCAGGGCAATACGCTGACGCTCGCATTACTTACGCGTGACAGTATCATCGGCCACCTGCAATACAATGCATCCGATCAGACGATGGAAGAAAGCGCGCAGGTGTTGGACAAGGTTATTTGTTACCGGATCGGGCATGATGATTTCAGGCAACTCATTTCCAGCCGGACGGATTTATCATGGCTGGTTTTCGAATCGATGCATACCCGGCAGCAGCAGATCGAGCACAAACTGCGCATGATACTGACTCAACCCGTCGAACAACGCGTTATTGCAACGTTACTGGAACTGGCGCAGCTGTTTGGCGTGCGTTGCACGCACGGCTATTCTCAGGAAATTTTCCTGACCCAGCAAGAACTGGCCGATCTAGTCGGCGCCAGCCGTTCTATGGTCAGCACCATCAAGAACAATTTCAGAAACTGCGGCATGCTGGATTATACGCGCGAGCAGATATGCATCAACGACGCCGCCTTGCGGGCGAATAATTTCCACTAA
- a CDS encoding carbonic anhydrase has translation MCEAENHMSSVKQNSQQRRSFLKLATASMFGMGLAPMGSVHATSGVIESPPLPENVLSPEAALERLMKGNERYVSGQSIPLNFSNERLDLMRGQNPYACVLSCSDSRVSPEFCFDEQRGDLFVARVAGNYLTTDFIATLEYATAVLHVPLIMVLGHEKCGAVQAAIEATDNNEQFPGHIQSIATALTPAVRAVPRKPDYVAANRYDDIVRMNVILTVRELRKQPPILSRLVDSMKLKVVGGVYQLETGKVRLVA, from the coding sequence ATGTGCGAAGCAGAAAATCATATGAGTAGTGTCAAACAAAATAGTCAGCAACGACGCTCTTTTCTAAAATTAGCCACCGCATCAATGTTCGGAATGGGACTTGCGCCTATGGGAAGCGTTCATGCCACTTCCGGTGTTATCGAATCTCCACCTTTACCTGAAAACGTTCTATCGCCTGAAGCCGCGTTAGAACGCCTGATGAAGGGTAATGAGCGTTATGTTTCTGGCCAATCGATACCACTCAATTTCAGTAACGAGCGTCTGGATTTAATGCGCGGGCAAAATCCGTATGCATGTGTGTTGAGCTGTTCAGACTCCAGGGTAAGCCCAGAATTCTGCTTTGACGAACAACGCGGCGACCTGTTTGTTGCGCGCGTGGCAGGCAATTATTTAACAACCGATTTTATTGCAACACTTGAGTATGCGACTGCCGTATTACATGTACCCCTAATAATGGTATTGGGCCATGAAAAATGTGGCGCAGTTCAGGCTGCTATAGAAGCAACAGACAATAATGAACAGTTTCCAGGCCATATACAATCCATAGCTACCGCTTTAACCCCGGCTGTCAGAGCAGTACCCAGAAAACCAGACTATGTTGCCGCCAATAGGTATGACGATATCGTTAGAATGAATGTTATATTAACGGTTAGAGAATTAAGGAAACAACCACCAATTCTGAGCAGACTGGTTGACAGCATGAAATTAAAGGTTGTCGGCGGCGTGTACCAATTGGAAACAGGTAAAGTCAGACTGGTCGCATAA
- a CDS encoding ExeM/NucH family extracellular endonuclease — MATVLSAGDIAIIGFNFDNPDEFAFVSLVDLEVGTEIKFTDNGWLSTNAFRSTEGTFSWIAPAPVSAGTVINPAVSSVLFSASGDQILAYQGDETNPTFLYAVNSEGAGVWQSDATNSNTSALPSGLVNGETAVALDEIDNAVYVGPTSDTKAALLAAIGDKTNWTGDNSIRQTIPNTAFNVTDHTNIAINEIRIDQPGADADEYFELYGNANASLDGFYYIVIGDGTGGGGVVENVTDLSGLTLDANGLFVAAESAFALGAANLTTPLNFENSDNVTHLLVKDFTGANGDDLDTNDDGVLDATPWSTIADSVAMIQTIGSGDQVYSTTQAGPDGAFVPGHIYRSPDGAGDFQIGQFDVIGGNDTPGQANFVTPPPPPAELTAIYTIQGSGDASPLINQSVTIEGIVTGDFQNIDADNSRNLNGFYVQEAVGDGDSATSDGIFVFDPTQIQDVNPGDKVRITGTVSEFFGETQVEATGIEIIGAGTINPVNVSLPTVDVITNSDGTLIANLEPYEGMLVTFNQALTISEFFNYDRFGEIRLTEGDRPFQFTQIFDPSVTGNQSYLESIAGRTIALDDGLSIQNPDPLPYPSPEFSDANHFRGGDTIMDLTGNVRFSRGSGGSGDEIFRIMPTEDPVVTSVNERPLAPDNVGGSLKVASMNVLNYFTTIDLPGNTTANGSDPRGADNQGEFLRQTEKLVTTIIDMDADVLGLVELENDFQPGSSGNAIEFLVNQLNARLGANVYDWVNPGQQFVDVSDAISVGAIYKTASVNIAPGTTPAILTDSNLPAGFEGMTIFDGPSTNRAPLAVTFEEQSTGEWFTIAVNHFKSKGSVFDSANADIGDGQGNNNPLRVKAADALDAWLSSDPTNSGDNDFLILGDLNAYAKEDPVTTLEAAGFTNLASHFSTETPYSYLFDGQLGTLDYALSNSSLTSQITGATEWHINADEADLLDYNLDFGRNPDLFNGFNPFRTSDHDPIILGMTLSTPGSMGYGGNGSNTILGTAGNDKFDGDNGDDIIMGGNGRDALRGGNGNDWISGENGNDTLFGGFGDDLLNGGRGDDLLMGNQGDDQLIGGKGVDTAIFSGILGEYTFTQHGGDIYVASNTEGFDILTDIEIIAFSGDGSHILAVDLL, encoded by the coding sequence ATGGCTACAGTACTATCAGCAGGCGATATCGCAATAATCGGTTTTAATTTTGATAATCCAGATGAATTTGCATTTGTGTCACTCGTCGATTTAGAAGTGGGTACGGAAATCAAATTCACCGACAATGGTTGGTTAAGCACAAATGCCTTCAGAAGTACTGAAGGCACATTTTCCTGGATTGCTCCGGCGCCTGTTTCTGCCGGAACTGTAATCAACCCCGCTGTATCCAGCGTGCTTTTCTCAGCAAGTGGCGATCAAATTCTCGCCTATCAGGGTGATGAAACTAACCCGACGTTCTTATATGCTGTCAACAGCGAAGGCGCCGGCGTTTGGCAGTCCGATGCGACTAATTCCAATACATCAGCGCTTCCGTCTGGCCTGGTGAATGGTGAAACTGCAGTCGCCCTGGACGAAATCGACAACGCGGTCTACGTTGGACCCACTTCAGATACCAAAGCAGCATTGCTGGCCGCGATCGGCGACAAAACCAATTGGACAGGCGATAATTCCATCCGTCAAACAATACCCAACACGGCGTTCAACGTCACAGACCACACCAATATCGCGATCAATGAAATACGTATTGACCAACCGGGCGCAGATGCTGATGAATATTTTGAGCTTTACGGTAACGCCAATGCTTCACTAGACGGGTTTTACTATATCGTAATCGGCGATGGAACCGGTGGCGGTGGTGTAGTGGAAAATGTCACAGACCTTTCAGGTTTGACGCTCGATGCCAACGGTCTTTTTGTTGCGGCAGAAAGCGCCTTCGCCCTGGGTGCTGCAAACCTGACCACGCCACTCAATTTTGAAAACAGTGATAATGTCACCCACCTGTTAGTCAAGGATTTTACCGGAGCAAACGGCGACGACCTCGATACCAACGATGACGGTGTCCTGGATGCCACACCTTGGTCAACCATTGCCGATTCCGTTGCTATGATTCAAACCATAGGCAGTGGCGACCAGGTTTACAGCACCACGCAAGCAGGACCGGATGGCGCTTTTGTCCCGGGACATATTTATCGTTCACCCGATGGTGCGGGTGATTTTCAGATTGGTCAATTTGACGTAATTGGCGGCAATGATACACCGGGTCAGGCAAATTTTGTCACGCCGCCACCGCCACCGGCTGAATTGACCGCGATTTATACCATCCAGGGAAGCGGTGATGCATCGCCGCTGATTAACCAAAGCGTCACTATCGAAGGTATCGTTACCGGTGATTTCCAAAACATCGATGCCGATAATAGCCGCAACCTGAATGGTTTTTATGTCCAGGAAGCCGTTGGTGATGGAGACAGCGCAACTTCTGACGGTATTTTTGTCTTTGACCCAACCCAAATTCAGGATGTCAATCCTGGCGACAAAGTCCGCATTACCGGCACCGTTTCAGAGTTTTTCGGCGAAACTCAGGTGGAAGCTACAGGGATTGAAATCATCGGTGCAGGAACCATTAACCCCGTGAATGTCAGCTTGCCGACAGTCGATGTCATCACCAATAGCGATGGCACATTAATCGCCAACCTGGAGCCCTATGAAGGCATGCTGGTCACATTCAACCAGGCATTGACAATCAGTGAATTTTTTAATTATGACCGCTTTGGCGAAATCCGTCTGACAGAAGGCGACCGTCCTTTTCAATTTACGCAAATTTTCGACCCGAGTGTAACCGGCAACCAGAGTTATCTTGAGTCGATTGCCGGTCGCACCATTGCGCTCGACGATGGTTTGAGCATTCAAAATCCAGACCCGCTCCCTTATCCTTCGCCAGAATTTTCTGACGCCAATCATTTCCGTGGCGGTGACACCATCATGGATTTGACCGGTAATGTTCGTTTCAGTCGCGGCAGCGGTGGATCGGGCGATGAGATATTTCGCATTATGCCAACGGAAGACCCGGTTGTGACCAGCGTTAACGAACGCCCGCTTGCGCCTGACAATGTCGGTGGATCGTTGAAAGTGGCCAGCATGAATGTACTGAATTATTTCACCACAATCGACCTGCCAGGCAACACAACTGCCAACGGCAGCGATCCACGCGGCGCAGACAATCAGGGAGAATTTTTGCGCCAAACCGAAAAACTGGTAACAACCATTATCGATATGGATGCCGATGTTCTTGGATTGGTCGAACTGGAAAATGACTTCCAGCCTGGGTCAAGTGGCAACGCAATCGAATTCCTCGTCAATCAACTCAATGCAAGGCTGGGTGCGAATGTTTACGACTGGGTCAATCCGGGTCAGCAATTTGTTGACGTCAGTGACGCCATTTCTGTGGGCGCTATTTACAAAACCGCCTCGGTTAACATTGCACCGGGTACAACGCCGGCCATCCTAACTGACAGTAATTTACCCGCTGGATTCGAGGGCATGACTATTTTTGACGGCCCGAGTACCAACCGGGCACCGCTGGCGGTCACTTTTGAGGAACAATCCACAGGCGAATGGTTTACTATCGCCGTGAATCACTTTAAATCCAAAGGCAGTGTTTTTGACAGCGCCAATGCGGATATTGGCGATGGTCAGGGCAATAACAATCCATTGCGCGTGAAAGCGGCCGATGCGCTCGATGCCTGGCTGAGCAGCGACCCAACCAACAGTGGCGACAACGATTTCCTGATTCTGGGCGATCTGAATGCCTACGCAAAAGAAGACCCTGTTACCACGCTAGAAGCAGCTGGTTTTACTAATCTGGCCAGTCATTTCTCAACAGAAACGCCTTACTCTTACTTGTTTGACGGCCAGCTTGGCACGCTGGACTATGCGCTGTCAAATTCGAGCCTGACATCACAGATTACCGGTGCAACAGAATGGCATATTAACGCGGATGAGGCTGATTTACTCGATTACAACCTTGATTTTGGCCGTAATCCCGATCTGTTTAATGGTTTCAATCCATTTCGCACATCCGATCATGACCCGATTATTCTGGGTATGACACTATCCACTCCCGGCTCAATGGGCTATGGCGGCAATGGCTCGAATACGATCCTGGGCACCGCCGGAAACGATAAGTTTGACGGTGATAACGGTGACGACATTATCATGGGCGGCAACGGGCGCGACGCTCTCAGGGGGGGCAACGGAAATGATTGGATATCTGGTGAAAATGGCAACGATACGCTATTTGGCGGATTCGGTGACGATTTACTAAACGGTGGTCGGGGTGATGATTTATTGATGGGCAACCAGGGCGATGACCAGCTGATTGGCGGTAAGGGCGTGGACACGGCAATTTTCTCCGGCATACTGGGTGAGTATACTTTTACACAGCATGGTGGCGATATCTATGTTGCCAGCAACACAGAAGGTTTCGATATACTGACTGATATTGAAATCATTGCGTTTTCAGGAGATGGCTCGCATATTTTGGCGGTTGATTTATTATAA
- a CDS encoding ISNCY family transposase, whose product MKRTEWLQETRKMRFEEAYGNYKSGSITQDEAAKLLGVCDRTFRRYMNKYDEGGLDALLDKRLTQASHRCAPVDEVMRLTEQYRNRYSGWNARHFHAWYCKDGGTRSYTWVKSRLQEAGLIKRTSKRGAHRKRRERSPLTGMMIHQDGSTHEWVANQKWDLIVTMDDATSEHYSMFFVQEEGTASSFRGVQAVIEKQGLFCSFYSDRGSHYWHTPEAGGKVDKHNLTQFGQAMKRLGIEMIAAYSPQARGRSERMFRTHQERLPKELALAGIADMETANRYLQEVYMPAFNDEFKQPAAVDGSAFVPWIGGEIEDFLCERHERVVGHDNCVSFNNLKLQIPANQHRCHYVKAKVTVLRYPDGKLAILHGPRKIAQYDKAGQEIKHDEKLLRKSAATASQ is encoded by the coding sequence ATGAAACGGACAGAATGGCTACAGGAGACACGGAAGATGAGATTTGAGGAAGCCTATGGGAATTATAAAAGTGGGAGTATCACGCAAGACGAAGCAGCAAAGCTGCTTGGTGTATGTGATCGCACATTTCGGCGCTACATGAACAAATACGACGAAGGTGGTCTGGATGCGTTATTGGACAAGCGGCTGACCCAGGCATCGCACCGCTGTGCGCCAGTGGATGAAGTGATGCGTTTAACGGAACAGTATCGCAACCGTTATTCTGGCTGGAATGCCAGGCATTTTCATGCATGGTATTGCAAGGACGGTGGCACACGCAGTTATACGTGGGTTAAGAGCCGGTTACAAGAAGCTGGGTTGATCAAACGTACATCAAAGCGTGGCGCGCATCGAAAACGTCGTGAACGCTCACCACTGACCGGAATGATGATTCATCAGGATGGCAGCACCCATGAATGGGTAGCCAATCAGAAATGGGATTTAATCGTCACTATGGACGATGCAACCAGTGAACATTACTCGATGTTTTTTGTTCAGGAAGAAGGCACTGCCAGCAGCTTCAGAGGCGTTCAGGCGGTGATAGAGAAGCAAGGATTGTTCTGTTCCTTTTATTCAGACCGAGGCAGTCACTACTGGCATACACCAGAGGCTGGTGGCAAAGTAGACAAACATAATCTTACGCAGTTTGGACAAGCCATGAAGCGGCTCGGAATTGAAATGATCGCGGCCTACTCGCCACAGGCGCGTGGACGCAGTGAGCGCATGTTCCGCACCCATCAAGAACGTTTACCCAAGGAACTGGCGCTGGCAGGCATCGCCGACATGGAAACGGCAAACCGTTATCTGCAGGAAGTCTATATGCCTGCTTTTAACGATGAATTCAAGCAGCCTGCTGCGGTAGATGGATCAGCATTTGTACCCTGGATCGGTGGAGAAATTGAGGATTTCCTGTGCGAGCGTCATGAGCGTGTCGTGGGTCATGACAATTGCGTCAGCTTCAACAACTTGAAGCTGCAAATTCCTGCCAATCAACATCGGTGTCATTACGTGAAGGCCAAGGTGACAGTACTGCGCTATCCCGACGGCAAGTTAGCGATCTTGCATGGGCCGCGGAAAATTGCCCAGTACGATAAAGCAGGCCAGGAAATAAAACATGATGAAAAGCTGTTGCGTAAATCCGCCGCCACAGCTTCGCAATGA
- a CDS encoding DUF3147 family protein has protein sequence MGYYLTKIALTAVLVVVISEIAKRSTFMGALLTSIPLISLLAMFWLYIDTKDTAKVSALATSVFWLVLPSLIFFITLPLLLKQDINFYLSVSVSMALTVVSYWLMVLVLNHYGVKL, from the coding sequence ATGGGTTATTATCTTACCAAGATCGCATTAACGGCTGTTCTTGTTGTGGTAATTTCTGAAATTGCGAAACGAAGCACTTTCATGGGTGCTTTGTTAACGTCCATTCCACTCATATCCCTGCTTGCAATGTTCTGGTTATATATTGATACCAAAGACACAGCAAAAGTATCGGCATTGGCAACGAGCGTTTTTTGGCTGGTGCTGCCGTCTTTGATTTTTTTTATAACATTACCTTTGTTATTAAAACAAGATATCAATTTTTATTTGAGTGTGAGTGTTTCTATGGCGCTTACCGTTGTTAGTTATTGGCTAATGGTTTTAGTGCTCAACCACTATGGCGTTAAACTTTGA